The Chryseobacterium sp. 52 genome includes a region encoding these proteins:
- a CDS encoding HET-C-related protein: MSRTRIVKGNITKVIGGNYKRYSKDEIENSGSKVIQIGKEGGVIYGDPEKFIPPPMDIQESEYKLESTYAHEQLMSLAKELGEITFMLFMTQIFGYEIEAEALSKLYRDLSDNKIKAPEIIVSKGLVGRRGGPAGYSNKRKKIIVNEKFVEEAAKDNDKRAELMAALVEEYGHHIDNLLRTELASNGTPDTDVIDEGAKFAYYLFRFDIFNESQLNFAKAELPTFKGDLIIDFSTLHSKVTEYVGEDRQYDEDPTDDISNYGAGRNRKHNKNAAFAHGDIEFEALANPQSRIYSEQDVRKIYYGNWLRDFSQVIVKITVRGTNAAIKAQKNKVIKELTPMQLSHDGWVQLIKILAIKEFTFDPLKEGGKNPADDYATLEAKFNAEYGAINKDILGIYRPEEHIDNPYGLPDESDAKDDKGNIISYTYEGTNSVKKLYSGDNHQSWKIDPAKNMSYFFWKDFPGDRPSSVTYMKQQLVLAVSKRGSSQGLRHLGAALHVLEDYFSHTNFVEVSLRRLGVDAYPWVSYYKGKQPTQIPVVSGRFLTDDTMASVGPKMGDLLFDPKIKEYKRRIPGQRSLAEKFIISVLEDLSKAQKSDKAEKSSNYLGIEYATWLSWFNQFLTFQDFLAKEYQKTDKQEWMSKDFFEKLGSKSAETLQKGMGYTGQIMAFFPKLVFNLVLGSFDEIIPEAQSHLNTNYGDCPSHSQLAKDSYSHPLNKISAELAKIAVQDVGTQYKNGISGTALADYVASKYFVHPSSPNARWSDIIINSWVKGQKKADIDKLKYATIYEHAEHEAQEISDKSVKKIKEIMEFFDKKTK; encoded by the coding sequence ATGAGCAGAACAAGGATTGTAAAAGGGAATATCACCAAAGTGATCGGAGGAAATTATAAAAGATATTCCAAGGATGAGATTGAAAACTCAGGCAGCAAAGTAATACAGATAGGAAAAGAAGGCGGAGTTATTTACGGAGATCCGGAAAAGTTTATCCCGCCTCCCATGGATATTCAGGAAAGTGAATATAAACTTGAAAGTACCTATGCCCACGAACAGCTGATGAGTCTTGCCAAGGAACTTGGGGAGATTACGTTCATGCTTTTTATGACCCAGATCTTTGGCTACGAAATTGAAGCGGAAGCATTAAGCAAGCTTTACAGAGATTTAAGTGATAACAAAATCAAAGCTCCGGAAATTATTGTTTCCAAAGGTTTGGTAGGAAGAAGAGGTGGCCCTGCCGGCTACAGCAACAAAAGAAAGAAAATTATTGTTAACGAAAAGTTTGTTGAAGAAGCGGCAAAAGACAACGATAAGAGAGCAGAACTGATGGCAGCTTTGGTTGAAGAATATGGCCATCACATTGACAACCTTCTCCGAACCGAATTAGCCTCCAATGGAACTCCTGATACCGATGTAATTGATGAAGGTGCTAAATTCGCCTATTATCTGTTCCGGTTTGATATTTTCAATGAGTCTCAGCTGAATTTTGCCAAAGCAGAACTTCCAACTTTTAAAGGTGATCTTATCATTGATTTTTCTACCCTGCACTCCAAAGTAACAGAGTATGTGGGAGAAGACCGGCAGTATGATGAAGATCCTACAGACGATATTTCAAATTACGGGGCCGGAAGAAACCGTAAACACAATAAGAATGCAGCTTTCGCTCATGGTGATATTGAGTTTGAAGCTTTAGCCAATCCACAGTCCCGAATCTATTCGGAGCAGGATGTTCGTAAAATTTATTATGGAAACTGGCTCAGGGATTTCTCACAGGTTATTGTAAAAATTACGGTGAGAGGAACCAATGCAGCCATCAAAGCACAGAAAAATAAAGTGATTAAAGAACTGACTCCCATGCAGCTATCTCATGATGGCTGGGTGCAGTTAATTAAGATTCTGGCGATTAAAGAATTTACTTTTGATCCCTTAAAAGAAGGAGGAAAGAACCCGGCAGATGACTACGCAACACTGGAGGCAAAATTTAATGCAGAATATGGTGCAATTAACAAAGACATTCTTGGAATCTACCGTCCGGAAGAACATATTGACAATCCTTATGGACTGCCAGATGAATCTGATGCTAAAGATGATAAAGGAAATATTATCTCCTATACCTACGAGGGGACAAACAGTGTAAAAAAACTTTATTCGGGAGATAACCATCAATCATGGAAAATAGATCCTGCTAAAAATATGTCTTATTTCTTTTGGAAAGATTTTCCGGGAGACCGTCCTTCTTCGGTTACTTATATGAAACAACAGCTGGTTCTTGCCGTATCTAAAAGAGGGTCTTCACAGGGATTGAGACATTTGGGAGCTGCTCTGCATGTTTTGGAAGACTACTTCTCCCATACCAATTTTGTAGAAGTATCATTGAGAAGACTTGGAGTGGATGCCTATCCGTGGGTTTCTTATTACAAAGGAAAACAACCTACCCAGATTCCGGTGGTCAGTGGCAGATTCCTGACCGATGATACAATGGCGAGTGTAGGTCCCAAAATGGGTGATTTATTATTTGACCCTAAAATAAAAGAATACAAAAGACGAATTCCGGGGCAGAGATCTCTGGCTGAGAAATTTATCATTAGTGTACTTGAAGATCTTTCAAAAGCACAAAAATCTGACAAGGCGGAAAAAAGTTCCAATTATTTAGGAATAGAATATGCAACATGGTTGTCATGGTTCAATCAGTTCCTTACTTTTCAGGATTTTCTGGCCAAAGAATATCAGAAAACAGATAAGCAGGAATGGATGTCTAAAGACTTTTTTGAAAAATTAGGCTCAAAATCAGCTGAAACCCTTCAGAAAGGCATGGGATATACGGGTCAGATTATGGCCTTTTTCCCAAAACTTGTTTTTAATCTGGTATTGGGTTCTTTTGATGAAATTATTCCGGAAGCCCAATCCCATCTGAATACCAATTATGGAGACTGTCCGTCCCACTCACAACTGGCAAAAGATAGCTATAGCCATCCTCTGAATAAGATCAGTGCTGAATTGGCAAAAATAGCAGTACAGGATGTGGGAACACAATATAAAAATGGAATAAGCGGAACAGCTTTAGCAGATTATGTAGCCAGCAAATACTTTGTTCATCCCTCTTCTCCAAACGCCAGATGGAGTGATATTATAATCAATAGTTGGGTCAAAGGCCAGAAAAAAGCTGATATTGACAAGCTAAAATATGCCACTATATATGAGCATGCCGAACATGAAGCTCAGGAAATAAGTGATAAAAGCGTTAAGAAAATAAAAGAAATTATGGAGTTTTTCGATAAGAAAACTAAATAA